A window of Candidatus Nitrospira allomarina genomic DNA:
TCGCGACATTCGGAAAGAAGTGATCAGCTTGTTGGAAAAGGTCCGCATTTCCGCTCCCGAGCGCCGGCTCGATCAATACCCTCATGAAATGTCGGGCGGGATGAAACAGCGTGTGATGATCGCCATGGCCCTGGCCTGTCAACCTGATCTCCTGATCGCCGACGAACCAACTACAGCCCTGGATGTGACCATACAAGCGCAAATCCTGGACTTGCTGTCGGCTCTCCAAAAGGATATGGGTATGGCGATTCTCCTGATTACTCATAATTTGGGGGTGGTTGCACAATTTGCCCAGGATGTCATCGTCATGTATGCGAGTAAAATTGCCGAACGGGCAACGGTGAAGGAATTATTCCGGAATCCCAGTCATCCCTACACGAGCGCCCTTTTGAAATCGCTGCCTCGACCGGGGGAACGTCAGGCCAGGCTGGAAGCGATTCCCGGAACGGTGCCGTCCCCTTTACAGTATCCGGTAGGTTGTCATTTTTCCTCACGCTGTCCGGAGGTGATGGATCATTGTCCTCTACAGCCTCCGCCCACGGTGCAAGTAGGAGAGTCCCATGAAACCGTGTGCTGGCTGTATGACAAAAAAGAGCCATGATAGGACAGATCTTCATGTCCAATTCTGTTGTGAAAGAATCCTTTATCCCACTTTAAGATTTCGTTGTTACTGATGACCGAATCCACGACATCCTTACTCCAAGTCACAGGATTGAAGAAATATTTTCCTGTTCGGAGCGGGCTTTTTTCCCGTGTGTCGGCATGGGTCCAGGCGGTCGACGATGTCACTTTCCATCTGAAACAGGGAGAGACGTTGGGCCTGGTCGGGGAGTCGGGTTGTGGCAAAACAACGGTGGGACGAAGCATTCTCCGGCTTATGGAGCCGACTGCGGGAACGGTAACCTTCGAGGGAAAAGATGTGTTGGCACTCTCTTCGAAGGAATTACGGCAGACGCGTCGCCGGATGCAAATCATCTTTCAGGACCCGTATAGCTCACTCAATCCACGTATGACCATCGGGGCCATTGTAGCGGAGCCGCTCAAGATCCATCAGATCGCCAAAGGCCAGGACCTGCAGGATCAAGTGAATCAGTTGTTTATTCGTGTGGGTTTGCGGCCGGAGCATCAGTCACGGTACCCGCATGAATTCTCAGGCGGCCAACGCCAGCGTGTGGGCATTGCGCGTGCTCTCGCGCTCAATCCAAAATTCATTGTCTGTGATGAAGCCGTGTCGGCCCTGGACGTGTCCATTCAAGCGCAAATCCTGAACCTGCTTCGCGATCTCCAGCAGGAGTTTCACCTCTCCTATTTGTTCATCACCCATGATCTCAATGTGGTGCAATATCTCGCAGACCGGATTGCGGTCATGTATGTGGGCAAGTTCGCGGAAGTCGCTCCTGCTGAGGATCTCTTTGCCACACCCAAACATCCCTACACACAGGCCCTGCTCTCCGCCAATCCGGTTCCCGATCCAACAGCCCCACCCAAACGCATTATCCTTCCCGGCGATGTCCCGTCGCCCTTAAATCCTCCCGCCGGCTGCCGATTCCATCCCCGCTGTCCAGAAGTGATGGATGTCTGCAAAACAGTAGAACCAAAGTTGACGCAGATCGGTCCTCCCGAAAAAGGCCACCAAGTCTGGTGCCACTTGTATTCTTAGTAAACTCCTTCTCAACCGTCTCCGGCCTCTTCAACCTCCTGATGCGTGAAGCTTTTGACTTTACTATTCAGACATTGAACGAACACATAATGACTTGGTGAAGCCCTCCCCAAGTTGTCATCCTGAGCTCACAGCGAAGGATCTGTGCCCAGGTAAAGCGGCCGGAGTTATCTTCTTCGTCATTCCCGACATTGGTAATCGGGAATCTATCTTAGTTTCTTTTGGATGGAACCCTATCTCACGTCCTCATTGCGCGGTGGATAGCGTTGACAAGTTTATGAATCAAGACGAAAATCAGAGAGAAGTTGGTAGGCCGAGTTAGCATGCTTTGGCGGTCTGTATACTCAATGGTTAGATTTTATGAGCCACCTCACTGAATCTTCAGTCCATCAAACCTACGAGTGGTATATGGACATCGAGCGCCGACTCGGCGAGGTTGTGCGAGTTCTGCCGTTTGTTGAAGCCGCGCAACTGAAGGACGTTCACTCTCCTAGGCTGGCATCTATCCTCCTGGAAGCAGCCTCTCTAGTTGACACTCTCCTCAGGGACCAACTTCCTGAAAGCTTCGTACGCGCAAATGGCAAGACGACTTAGAAAGACGATGCAAATATTACTGACTACAGGAATAAACTAGAATCGGTCCTAGGGCTATCACGTTCTCAATCGTTGCTACTGTTGGGAACGCCATCACCTCTTAGTCCATTCGCACCATGGGCAGACTCAGAAGATTGTGTACTTCCTTGGTGGCGAGCCTATAACGGACTCAAGCACGATCGATTGTCCAGATCGGGCGAGGTGACAATGGAAGACTGTCTGCAGGCGACATGCGCGCTCAACCAAGTGATGATGAAGGTTTCAAAAATCCGCAGCTTTGTATTTCGCTTCGGTTGGGCCCAATTGGTAGGACATAATCCACAGATGGCAATCAAAGACCTCGGCAAATCCACCGATCAGGGCTACGTCGCATACACAGATTTTTTTGCAACCTTCTTGTGCCCAGTTACCTATCGATCAGTCTATGATGTAAAACCGATCGATTTTCGAAACAGCGAACGTCTTCAGTCCCACCTCGGACGGCTCGGGAAGGCGGGTGAACCCTAATCATTCTATTGGACGCACTGCCACTGAAAACTGGTCTCTGTTCCCCATGCCGAACTTTCAGCCGACCCAAAGCCCTGAGTGAAACGAAGAGTCTGGCTAGGCTTTGGTTCCACCTCGGCACATATCCTTCGCCGCCAGCTCAGGGCGACATCTTTGTTTTCCACCAAGTCTTCACTTTTCTGTTCCAAGGTTGAATTACTGTGTTAAATCTCAGCTTTCAAAAATTTGCTCTAGATTCCATTTGGTGGGTCACTTCTTTTTATTAGGATTTATTCCGATATAATGACTAGGAGGATGGTTACATAATGAGTGACTCCTACACCATTGGCACTCTTCTGCTGGATCGTTTGTATAAGCTGGGGCTACACCATATTTTTGGTATTCCCGGCGATTATGTGCTGACGCTCTTTAAGCTTATTGAAGAATCGCCTATCCGGCACATCGGAACGACGCGGGAAGATTGCGCGGGCTTTGCGGCGGATGCCTATGCGCGTATACATGGGATCGGCGGCGCCTGTGTGACCTATTGCGTGGGTGGTTTGAATATGGTCAATGCCGTTGCCTGTGCGTATGCCGAGCGGTCGCCGGTAGTGTTGATCTCCGGCTCACCAGGGTTGAATGAACGAGTCAATAATCCCTTCCTTCATCACATGGTCCGTGATTTCTCGACCCAGCGTGATGTCTTTGAAAAGATTACGGTAGCTTCCGTCGTGTTAGATGACCCTCATACTGCGGAAAGGGAGATCGACCGGGCCTTGAAGGCCTTAATGCAATTCAAGCGGCCGATCTATTTGGAGATTCCACGAGACCTCGTGATGACTCCCGTGCAGGTGGCCTCAATCAAACCACCGACAGTCACGGCCTGCCAGAGTGATCCGGCGGCACTCAAAGAAGCCGTTGCAGAAGTTCGCGGTATTCTGTCCGGTGCCGAACGTCCGGTTATTCTGGCCGGTGCCGAAATCCATCGATTCGGTCTTCAGGACCAATTGACCGAACTGGTCGAGCATATGAATGTGCCCATCGCCACGACCTTGCTGGGGAAGTCCGTCCTTCGCGAAGACCATCCATTGAATATCGGGGTGTATGGCGGACTGGTGGGGCGTGAAGAAATTTTGGAGTTCGTGGAAAATGCCGACTGTCTGCTGACCTTAGGAACATTGCTCACTGATGTGGAAGACGTCAAAGCACATGCCACGCTCCTGGCGGCAGGCCGGACCGTTCATGCGACGGCGGACTCCATTGCTATCAAGCATCATAAATATGAAGACGTCCGTTTTGAAGATTTTATTCAAGCCCTGGTGGCGTCCCCATTGCCGTCGTTCCCTGCACGAGCGCTCCCGCCACGCGATAGTGTCCGTTTTGACCCACCTGGTCCGGACGCGGCAGTGACCCTTCGCAAAGTGTTCGGATATTTGGATGGTTTGCTCAACGAGAAGACTGTGGTGATTGCCGATGTCGGGGAGTCGCTGTTTGCCGCTGCAGATCTGCGTGTACGAAAAAGTGCGGATTTCCTGTCTCCGGCCTATTACACCTCCATGGGATTTAGTGTCCCGGCCGCTCTCGGTGCGGGGTTTGCCGATCCCGGACTGAGGCCCCTTGTGTTAGTAGGTGACGGCGCATTCCAAATGACCGGCACCGAATTGTCCACCTGCATTCGCTATGGGCAGGCCCCCATTGTGGTGGTGCTGAATAACCGCGGCTATGGGACGGAGCGGGAAATTCTCGAAGGTCCGTTCAACGACATCCATGAATGGCAATACGAAAAGATTTGTGATGTGTTGGGCGGAGGCGTGGGCCATCGAGTGGGCACGTTCGGAGACTTAGTCCAAGCTTTGAGCCTTGCCGTTGGTGATCCGAAGCAAGTCCATGTACTGAATGTGCTGCTTGATCCTCGTGACCGATCCACCGCCATGAAACGTGTTGCCCAGCGATTGGCCAAACGAATGGGGGGACAAAAGACCTGAGATTCCTTTTTTAATGGTTCTTTGAAGAGAGCTGGTTGTTCTCCCGCTATTTTTCCCTCCACTCTTACTTTCTGAGAATGTTGTGAATATACGATAGATGCCGGATTTCAATATGGCAGCCCAAGTTATTCCTTGTCGCGTCCCGCAGGTCCCCCCACTTTATTGGAGTGTTCGCCTTTGGGCCTAGCCGGTAGGCACCCGTCAGCGCCCACCTGTTGGCCAGCAACGGATGCTGAAATCTCACCCACCCCAATAAGATTTCAGAAATTATTTGAAAGGACTATAGACCTTCTCTCATTTCAAAAGTCCTTTTAACTCCGCAATTTCACTCTTCACGATATGCATCAAAACCCCTTGTCCAGATTGGTTGCGGGCTTGATTCATGCGCCCGTATAATGGTCTGGTTTGAGACAAATTTTTCCTTTCAGCCAGGATAGGACCCTTCTTATGAGTACCGAGACCGTCGAAAAAGATTCCAAAAACTACCCGATTCTCCGGAATTTGCAATATTCCCCGCTGAAGCAGGGAGAGGAGCAATACATTGTGTTGTGGGACCCTTCCGGCCTGTCTTCTGAAAAGCTCGTATTGCCGCTGAATTTTTTCTATCTGTTTCAGTTTTTTGATGGAGAACATTCCCTGGAACAGGTTGGTGCCGAGTATCTCAAGAAGTATGGCGAATTTATGATGCCGGATCGCCTCACAAAATTGGTGAGCGATCTGGACGAGAAATTGTTTTTGGAAGGAGAGCGACTGAAGCAGGTGCAGGCGCAAGCCTTTGAGGCCTATCGAAAGCTTGACTCGAGACCGATGGCGTTCGCCGGGCAGCAATATGAATCCGATCCCGCCAAACTGCGGGCGCAGATCGATGGGTTTTATTCCTCCAAAGAAGGTCCGGAAAAAGGGAAAGCGGAATGTGCCGGTCAGACGATTAAAGGGCTTGTCGCCCCGAATTTTGAATTGAAAGGTGCCGGGCCAATCTACGCGTGGGGCTATCAGGAATTACGGGAAGGCCAGGTCCCGGATGTGTTGGTGTTGATCGGCACATGCCATGCCGGCCTCGAAGGGGGAATTGCCTTTACGGATAAAGATTTCGAAACGCCGTTTGGGACTGTGCCGGTTAATCGAGCAATTATCGATTTAATTCGCAAAGAAACCGGTGAAACTTTTTTTGTGGAAGATATTGCCCATCTTCGAGAGCATAGCCTGGAGTTGCAACTGCCGTTTCTTAAGCATGCGCTTGGTGAAGGGCGGGAGATTTCCATTCTACCGATTCTCGTTGATTTTCCTCCGGAGACATTGACAGGTGGAGAGTATCAACAGCTCTTTCACCGCATTGATCAATTTCTCACGATTACAAAACGTGCGATCCAGGCCAGCGGGCAACAGGTGTGTGTCATTGGCAGCGCCAATCTGGCGCATATCGGGATTCGGTATGGAGACAAAACGCCTCCCACTGATTTTTCCTTTCACCGATGTATGCAGATTGATCTGGAAATGTTGAAGAAGGTGGAAGAAGCGGACCCGGAAGGGTTTGCAGAATTTATCTTGAAAGAGGGAAATCAGCGGCGCATTTTAGGATTTGGGGTCATTTTTTCCTTGATGAAACTCCTCAAGCGTGATGGTGAGGACTTCAAAGGGCAGGTGCTACGCTATGATCGGGGTATTACCGATCAGTTTAATTCGACGGTGACTTACGCCAGTATCGTGTTTGTCTAACGGGTCTGTTGAAAAAAGCCGTCAGCGGCGTTCTCCCCATTTTTCCGTGCTCACGTATTGCACATACGCTCCGTGCGAAAAAATGGCTGTGGCCTTGCTGGACGCACCCTTCGGGAAAACTCAGGGCATGCTTTTTGGAACAGACCAGAATCTTCCAAGGGGCCGTATGACTGTGCGACGTTTTGCCCTCGGAGATTAGTATTATTCAACACTCCGCTTAAGGGCTATTCTTCTGCTCTGATCTTCATTGGTACCGGTTCCAGCGGGTTGTCCCGGCTATCGCATGGCAAGGCGGCAATCTGATCCACCACCTCCATACCTTTCACCACCCTGCCGAACACCGTATACATGCGATCAAGACTGCTGGTGTCTTCCACGATGATATAGAACTGGGATCCGCTATCGGAAATATCCCGGGTGGCATCTGGATTTCGTGGAACTTTGGCCATGGCAACCGTCCCGCGACGGTGAGGTCGATCACTCGGTTCTGACGGGAGGCTAAACCCCGGTCCCCCGGTACCATGGAGTTCCCGGTTAGGATGTTTGCTCAATGGGTCTCCACCCTGGATCAGAAATTTAGGCACGACCCGGTGAAATGTCGTGTCATCGTAGAATTTCAGCCTGACGAGATTGAGGAAACTTTCCACATGGCGGGGCGCGTCGTCCGTAAAAAAGCGGATTTCTATATCCCCGAATTTTGTGGAGATAATGGCCTTGGGATTTTTCTTTTTGAATTGTAAGGGAGATGGTGTCGTCACAGTTCTGGCACTCTACCAAGGGATCGCAAAGTTCATCAAGCATCACGGACATTTGCGTAGAGGGGACACACAGAAATATGTGTTGACAAGAGACAATGTCCGCACTTCAGGTATGGTATGGCTCTGAAAACGTCACATCATTTGGAATGTCGTTTCGAGCAGATCACAACTTTTACCAAGGTGGTCTTCTCCCAGAAAAGAGTGCTGTAAGCTCTGGCACTGCCTTTTCACATCAGAAGAACTGAACAGGGCCTGAAGCCCCGTGGCAATATTGGAAGCTTTAAACCTTCGTTTCGGAATGATTCTGCCCACCCCTAATTTTTCAACCCGAGCGGCATTGTCAAATTGATCAAACGCCAGGGGTTGAATCACTTGCGGGGTGCCTGCTCGTAAGGCCTGGGAACAGGTGCCGATGCCTCCATGGTGGATGAGGGCCGCCGCATGTGGGAGGAGTTGGCTGAGGGGCACATAGGAAAAGTGCGTGATCCCCTTCGGGAGAAATGCAGGAAGTTGTTCCGGGTATCGCGTCAGAAAAATCGCCGGGCGTCCCAGTTGCTGGCTGGCTTCAGTCGCCTCCTTGAAAAAAGATCGGCCATGTTTATTGGCCGAGCCAACGGTATAGATGAGGGGCTCCGGGTG
This region includes:
- a CDS encoding ABC transporter ATP-binding protein, which translates into the protein MESRVHPLLQVSNLRTSFFTDKGEIKAVDDVSFSIRGGQTLALVGESGCGKSVAALSIMRLISSPGRVIGGTIQFKGQNLLDLSEKDMRRIRGKSIGMVFQEPMTSLNPVMSIGDQIGEVLKIHTTLSDRDIRKEVISLLEKVRISAPERRLDQYPHEMSGGMKQRVMIAMALACQPDLLIADEPTTALDVTIQAQILDLLSALQKDMGMAILLITHNLGVVAQFAQDVIVMYASKIAERATVKELFRNPSHPYTSALLKSLPRPGERQARLEAIPGTVPSPLQYPVGCHFSSRCPEVMDHCPLQPPPTVQVGESHETVCWLYDKKEP
- a CDS encoding ABC transporter ATP-binding protein, which translates into the protein MTESTTSLLQVTGLKKYFPVRSGLFSRVSAWVQAVDDVTFHLKQGETLGLVGESGCGKTTVGRSILRLMEPTAGTVTFEGKDVLALSSKELRQTRRRMQIIFQDPYSSLNPRMTIGAIVAEPLKIHQIAKGQDLQDQVNQLFIRVGLRPEHQSRYPHEFSGGQRQRVGIARALALNPKFIVCDEAVSALDVSIQAQILNLLRDLQQEFHLSYLFITHDLNVVQYLADRIAVMYVGKFAEVAPAEDLFATPKHPYTQALLSANPVPDPTAPPKRIILPGDVPSPLNPPAGCRFHPRCPEVMDVCKTVEPKLTQIGPPEKGHQVWCHLYS
- a CDS encoding alpha-keto acid decarboxylase family protein, encoding MSDSYTIGTLLLDRLYKLGLHHIFGIPGDYVLTLFKLIEESPIRHIGTTREDCAGFAADAYARIHGIGGACVTYCVGGLNMVNAVACAYAERSPVVLISGSPGLNERVNNPFLHHMVRDFSTQRDVFEKITVASVVLDDPHTAEREIDRALKALMQFKRPIYLEIPRDLVMTPVQVASIKPPTVTACQSDPAALKEAVAEVRGILSGAERPVILAGAEIHRFGLQDQLTELVEHMNVPIATTLLGKSVLREDHPLNIGVYGGLVGREEILEFVENADCLLTLGTLLTDVEDVKAHATLLAAGRTVHATADSIAIKHHKYEDVRFEDFIQALVASPLPSFPARALPPRDSVRFDPPGPDAAVTLRKVFGYLDGLLNEKTVVIADVGESLFAAADLRVRKSADFLSPAYYTSMGFSVPAALGAGFADPGLRPLVLVGDGAFQMTGTELSTCIRYGQAPIVVVLNNRGYGTEREILEGPFNDIHEWQYEKICDVLGGGVGHRVGTFGDLVQALSLAVGDPKQVHVLNVLLDPRDRSTAMKRVAQRLAKRMGGQKT
- the amrB gene encoding AmmeMemoRadiSam system protein B; protein product: MSTETVEKDSKNYPILRNLQYSPLKQGEEQYIVLWDPSGLSSEKLVLPLNFFYLFQFFDGEHSLEQVGAEYLKKYGEFMMPDRLTKLVSDLDEKLFLEGERLKQVQAQAFEAYRKLDSRPMAFAGQQYESDPAKLRAQIDGFYSSKEGPEKGKAECAGQTIKGLVAPNFELKGAGPIYAWGYQELREGQVPDVLVLIGTCHAGLEGGIAFTDKDFETPFGTVPVNRAIIDLIRKETGETFFVEDIAHLREHSLELQLPFLKHALGEGREISILPILVDFPPETLTGGEYQQLFHRIDQFLTITKRAIQASGQQVCVIGSANLAHIGIRYGDKTPPTDFSFHRCMQIDLEMLKKVEEADPEGFAEFILKEGNQRRILGFGVIFSLMKLLKRDGEDFKGQVLRYDRGITDQFNSTVTYASIVFV
- a CDS encoding peptidylprolyl isomerase; translation: MTTPSPLQFKKKNPKAIISTKFGDIEIRFFTDDAPRHVESFLNLVRLKFYDDTTFHRVVPKFLIQGGDPLSKHPNRELHGTGGPGFSLPSEPSDRPHRRGTVAMAKVPRNPDATRDISDSGSQFYIIVEDTSSLDRMYTVFGRVVKGMEVVDQIAALPCDSRDNPLEPVPMKIRAEE